A single genomic interval of Calypte anna isolate BGI_N300 chromosome 3, bCalAnn1_v1.p, whole genome shotgun sequence harbors:
- the GCM1 gene encoding chorion-specific transcription factor GCMa: protein MLKCADDVVMEQKESASPGEMTSWDINDIKLPQDVRQTDWFQEWPDSYVKHIYSSEDKNAQRHHSSWAMRNTNNHNSRILKKSCLGVVVCGNDCSTWDGRKIYLRPAICDKARQKQQRKCCPNCNGPLQLLACRGHGGYPVTNFWRHEGQFIFFQSKGAHDHPRPETKLEAEARRSFQKAQTAFSPSSPGLKQIREIESLTGAMPTQEAFPLLLSKPGTYMIPADFGRHLSKISQDLTLSSCSVWPPHPRVSGEDGGCREALTWTGTLNIPSTPSTQRPHSGPADPATALPGTAPSPRCCTHPGTQQVLAQEKGGPDPFVPIAGPAGDESSEEKSLLAYGRPPPPYLMPPGGPWPMAGRTQHHYQLLEPLRRRERGGGEGGHRMGLNLCTDDVLFNLYPLR, encoded by the exons atgctgaaatgtgCAGATGATGTTGTTATGGAGCAGAAGGAATCTGCTTCCCCTGGAGAAATGACAAGCTGGGATATCAATGACATCAAACTTCCCCAG GATGTAAGACAAACAGACTGGTTTCAAGAATGGCCAGATTCCTACGTAAAACATATCTATAGCTCAGAGGATAAAAATGCTCAGAGGCACCACAGCAGCTGGGCAATGAGAAACACAAACAACCACAACTCCCGCATCTTAAAAAAGTCCTGCCTTGGGGTGGTGGTCTGTGGCAATGACTGCTCAACATGGGATGGGAGGAAGATCTACCTAAGACCAGCCATATGTGATAAAGCTAGGCAAAAACAACAGC GGAAATGCTGTCCAAACTGCAATGGACCCCTGCAGCTCCTTGCCTGCCGAGGCCATGGTGGTTACCCAGTTACCAACTTCTGGAGGCATGAAGgccaatttatattttttcag TCCAAAGGAGCTCATGACCATCCACGTCCAGAAACAAAGCTAGAAGCAGAAGCAAGAAGATCATTCCAAAAAGCACAGACAgctttttctccatcttctccaggaTTGAAACAAATCCGGGAGATTGAG TCTCTCACAGGTGCAATGCCGACACAGGaggcttttcctttgcttctttccAAGCCAGGCACTTACATGATACCTGCCGATTTTGGGAGACATTTGAGCAAAATCTCCCAGGATCTGACgctgagcagctgctctgtgtggCCTCCACACCCACGAGTGTCTGGGGAGGATGGAGGATGCAGAGAAGCGCTGACCTGGACCGGCACCCTCAACATCCCCAGtacccccagcacccagaggcCTCACAGCGGCCCTGCCGACCCCGCCACCGCCCTGCCCggcacagccccttccccccgGTGCTGCACTCACCCAGGCACCCAGCAGGTCCTGGCTCAGGAGAAGGGCGGCCCTGACCCCTTCGTTCCAATTGCTGGCCCTGCTGGGGATGAATCCTCTGAGGAGAAATCCCTCCTGGCTTACGGCCGCCCTCCACCACCCTACCTCATGCCCCCAGGGGGGCCCTGGCCTATGGCGGGGAGGACACAGCACCACTACCAGCTCCTGGAGCCcctcaggaggagggagagaggtggaggggaaggagggcaCCGGATGGGTCTCAATTTGTGCACTGATGATGTGTTATTTAACCTGTACCCCTTGCGGTGA